In a genomic window of Occallatibacter riparius:
- a CDS encoding baseplate J/gp47 family protein, producing MSTTPVCTCNAANSMLTNLPGLAEIAFRAGDFNSFRRALLTPLLAPPGQPPLEQSLTAWQTDGADPSVADLGVMMVEWWAYLSDILTFYNERIANEDYLRTAQLPETPAELIQILGYRPRPAIGATGTLAALVSPSVLPGQTVTLPKGLQFQSKPGPGQSPQTFELMQATSIGLPDRVPALPPPNLIADLGSISWEEYSIGGIQYEEELYTYKKAKKVKAQQQHQAHGQYQTTPQYGILLKGSVTSLSNGDVLLLSPRDSTTAPTLITLSAAPAVQSAPTGGKQTQLTFVSASTPGAMTAANARLRKPNQSAPLWTVNGSAYNASGKTIQLAGLAREIRPNHYLVFTAPNADPKVVQVHSTTDMMGDACSAGSPTSVSAGGSGKPTPIPVLHTQLTLASGIHSWLNSVSSASVSILFGWVEVGTLIDQPPQPWNGTGDLDAISPAQFPSAGTQQILLADSNGNGDAASGVGSGDTLSVTWPDSTPIPLSPELQPPFYVYFNLLSVTRGQTVSKEILGSGDATQSGQSFKLAKSPVTYLANPTSGYASTVTITVNGEPWTEVTSFYGQSADARVFVTREDSSQNTWVDFGDGVNGARLTTGNNNVIATYRIGAGASSPPAGKLTVIAQSYPGLQTIVNPVAVSGGSDPDPAALLKQYAPRSVLAFNRAVSVFDYQAIAAQAPGVTMAAATWSWDAVNLRACVTVYVAGEANVATSVQALLSAEGDQNRPVTVLAAKQMTVTLTMALVIVAGWDSDAIKANLTAALCDPITGLFSPPQIGIGQSLFDSTIEAACLAVPGVVGIQSSQFTVNGAVDSGPLHSPGEGAYFSLDPSDFSPTTTEVSAND from the coding sequence ATGAGCACAACACCCGTTTGCACATGCAATGCGGCCAACTCGATGCTGACGAATCTGCCTGGCCTCGCGGAGATCGCGTTTCGCGCCGGCGACTTCAACTCGTTCCGTCGCGCTCTGCTTACGCCTCTGCTTGCTCCTCCCGGTCAGCCTCCCCTCGAGCAGTCGCTCACCGCGTGGCAGACAGACGGAGCAGATCCCTCAGTAGCCGATCTCGGTGTAATGATGGTCGAATGGTGGGCGTATCTATCCGACATCCTCACCTTCTACAACGAACGCATCGCCAATGAAGATTACCTGCGCACCGCGCAGTTGCCTGAGACGCCCGCCGAACTGATCCAGATTCTCGGCTATCGTCCTCGCCCGGCCATCGGCGCCACAGGCACACTCGCCGCACTTGTCTCGCCAAGCGTGCTGCCGGGTCAGACTGTAACTCTGCCCAAGGGCCTTCAGTTCCAGAGCAAACCCGGTCCTGGCCAGTCGCCGCAAACCTTTGAGCTCATGCAGGCAACTTCGATCGGCCTTCCAGATCGCGTGCCCGCGCTGCCTCCGCCCAACCTCATCGCCGATCTGGGAAGCATCTCCTGGGAAGAGTACTCCATCGGCGGCATACAGTACGAGGAGGAGCTGTACACCTACAAGAAAGCCAAGAAGGTTAAGGCGCAACAGCAACACCAGGCACATGGGCAGTACCAGACCACGCCGCAGTACGGAATTCTCCTCAAAGGTAGCGTCACTTCACTGAGCAACGGCGACGTGCTTCTGCTCAGCCCTCGCGACTCCACAACAGCCCCCACATTGATCACGCTCTCAGCGGCGCCCGCGGTGCAGTCCGCGCCAACCGGCGGTAAGCAAACGCAGCTCACGTTTGTCTCCGCCTCAACACCGGGCGCAATGACCGCTGCGAATGCCCGCCTGAGGAAGCCAAATCAGAGCGCTCCCCTCTGGACCGTGAATGGCTCCGCCTACAACGCGAGTGGCAAGACCATTCAATTGGCTGGCTTGGCGCGTGAGATCCGGCCGAACCATTATCTCGTCTTCACTGCGCCGAACGCCGACCCCAAGGTCGTGCAGGTGCATTCGACAACCGACATGATGGGGGACGCCTGCTCTGCCGGCTCACCGACCTCGGTCAGTGCCGGAGGCTCAGGCAAGCCGACGCCAATTCCGGTGCTTCACACGCAGTTGACACTGGCTTCCGGCATCCATTCATGGCTGAATTCGGTCAGCTCCGCTTCGGTCTCAATTCTCTTCGGATGGGTCGAAGTCGGGACTCTCATCGATCAACCGCCGCAACCCTGGAACGGCACGGGAGACCTTGACGCGATCTCGCCCGCGCAGTTCCCGTCCGCAGGCACGCAGCAAATTTTGCTAGCCGACAGCAATGGCAATGGAGACGCTGCCTCCGGCGTCGGAAGCGGGGACACACTCAGCGTGACCTGGCCCGACTCGACGCCGATACCCCTCTCGCCGGAGTTGCAACCGCCATTCTACGTCTACTTCAATCTGCTCTCCGTAACCCGTGGGCAGACCGTCTCGAAAGAAATCCTTGGCAGCGGCGATGCAACCCAGTCCGGCCAATCCTTCAAGCTCGCCAAATCGCCGGTGACGTATCTCGCGAACCCAACGTCGGGCTACGCAAGCACCGTCACGATCACCGTAAACGGCGAACCGTGGACCGAGGTTACGAGCTTCTACGGCCAGTCTGCCGACGCGCGCGTGTTTGTCACGCGCGAAGACTCAAGCCAGAATACCTGGGTCGACTTCGGCGACGGAGTAAACGGCGCTCGCCTCACCACCGGCAACAACAACGTGATCGCGACGTATCGCATTGGCGCGGGCGCCAGTTCTCCGCCCGCTGGCAAGCTGACTGTCATCGCACAGAGCTATCCCGGCCTGCAGACCATCGTGAATCCCGTTGCAGTCAGCGGAGGTAGCGATCCCGATCCCGCGGCTCTGCTCAAGCAATATGCACCCCGCTCCGTACTGGCCTTCAATCGGGCCGTATCGGTCTTTGACTACCAGGCTATCGCTGCACAGGCTCCCGGAGTGACGATGGCTGCCGCCACGTGGTCGTGGGATGCAGTCAATCTGCGCGCCTGCGTAACCGTCTACGTGGCCGGCGAAGCCAACGTCGCGACATCCGTGCAGGCACTTCTCTCCGCTGAGGGCGACCAGAACCGGCCCGTCACCGTGCTCGCCGCTAAACAGATGACCGTGACTCTCACCATGGCACTCGTCATCGTCGCGGGCTGGGACTCGGATGCCATCAAGGCAAATCTCACTGCCGCTCTCTGCGATCCCATCACCGGCCTGTTCTCGCCGCCGCAGATCGGCATCGGCCAGTCGCTCTTTGACAGCACGATTGAAGCCGCGTGCCTCGCGGTCCCCGGGGTGGTCGGCATTCAGTCCAGCCAGTTCACCGTAAATGGTGCGGTCGACTCCGGACCGCTGCACAGCCCCGGCGAAGGAGCTTACTTCTCCCTCGACCCCAGCGACTTCTCTCCCACCACCACGGAGGTGTCCGCCAATGATTAG
- a CDS encoding LysM domain-containing protein, whose amino-acid sequence MFATNSRYAKLVPYTVTLRDGRVVTATRLSRSPSQLPLAGYHTKVQGDRLDLIAARYLKDPTLFWKLCDANGTPVAAALEARPLIGIPRGGV is encoded by the coding sequence ATGTTTGCCACCAATAGCCGTTACGCAAAACTCGTTCCCTACACCGTGACACTGCGCGATGGCCGCGTGGTCACCGCGACGCGATTGTCGCGTTCGCCGTCACAGTTGCCCTTGGCTGGTTACCACACCAAGGTGCAAGGCGATCGGCTCGACCTGATCGCCGCGCGCTATCTGAAGGACCCGACGCTGTTCTGGAAGCTCTGCGATGCGAATGGCACGCCCGTCGCCGCAGCCCTTGAAGCGCGTCCGCTCATTGGGATTCCGCGCGGGGGCGTTTAA
- a CDS encoding baseplate J/gp47 family protein, which yields MTQPLTEPRNRLVKVIGPPFVVNGIDFVELKSVDAKTLYVHFLNTVDIKPASPAEVQATISGGDRIQGINTREVHPSDWSVDPAGRPVLAVHVDKPGDFSTYTLTLTTDTPSASGPPNTLDPLPALDPMYSSATFSFKVLCPSDFDCNPKSTCCAPDDPPLPAIDYTAKDFQSFKLALTDFSAQRYPSWQERSEADFGVMFMEALCQVADELSYLQDRVAAEASLLSATQRRSLVNMARLVDYEPTPALSASTTVQCNVVGNTVPAGQLISAMTPDGVIVPFEIGTSLNDKTSYAVSPLWNDGIQPYWFDDDQQCLKCGSTQMYILNHGYKFEAQILANNPMPLLIQTDLPGESIREVVNLTSATELWDPLYLTGGSPTPVTFITWGPADALKREHDLTLTHLAGNLLHATQGQRFSETFAIGSAPAGAIAMPLAIARYGPNGTDSAPNWVFRYPLSRSSAKSGRLAWLPSANANDSSIDPDLAEPIPEIILNRTLPEPDSFQFATSLLDATATETAFTVDSAAWRVVATDNFGTPTQWEYDGDQGDTLRFGDGTFGTDLNEGDVFSVTYRIGMGAAGNLAAGAIQNVAPSASGYLSGVRNPFAVTNGADAETAQHIQRMAPQAFRASQFRAVIPSDYEAAAEKLPWVLKAGTSFRWTGSWLTVFTTVDPGAGQSSGANVTLAEQEQLIDLLNRRRLAGYESYAPPPTLMSIDLQITVCVKDGWLSSDVEAGVLARLADAKLPDGTAGFFFADRFTFGTPLYRSNLEAAIQSVDGVNGVLDIEYRQRGASNVFQPLPDVLQFGSNQILRVANDPDYPERGTIRVFPEGGR from the coding sequence ATGACGCAACCACTCACAGAACCGCGCAACCGCCTGGTGAAGGTCATCGGACCTCCGTTCGTCGTCAACGGCATCGACTTCGTTGAGTTGAAGTCTGTGGACGCGAAGACCCTCTATGTACACTTCCTCAACACGGTCGACATTAAGCCCGCTTCGCCGGCCGAGGTTCAGGCGACCATCTCCGGTGGCGATCGCATTCAGGGGATCAACACCAGGGAGGTCCACCCGAGCGACTGGTCAGTCGATCCAGCGGGACGCCCCGTCCTGGCTGTTCACGTCGACAAGCCCGGCGATTTCTCGACCTACACACTCACCCTGACGACCGATACGCCCAGTGCCTCCGGGCCCCCGAACACTCTCGATCCCCTGCCAGCGCTGGATCCGATGTATTCGAGCGCGACCTTCTCGTTCAAGGTGCTGTGCCCATCGGATTTCGATTGCAATCCGAAGAGTACCTGCTGCGCGCCCGACGATCCTCCGCTTCCGGCCATCGACTATACCGCAAAAGATTTCCAGAGCTTCAAGCTCGCCCTCACTGATTTCTCTGCGCAGCGCTATCCATCATGGCAGGAGCGTTCCGAGGCCGATTTTGGTGTCATGTTCATGGAAGCTCTCTGCCAGGTTGCCGATGAGTTGAGCTACCTGCAGGACCGCGTGGCCGCGGAAGCTTCGCTCCTGAGCGCGACGCAGCGCCGCTCCTTAGTCAACATGGCGCGCCTGGTGGATTACGAGCCCACGCCTGCGCTTTCAGCCTCCACCACCGTGCAATGCAATGTAGTAGGCAATACCGTTCCGGCCGGACAGTTGATCAGCGCGATGACGCCTGACGGAGTCATCGTCCCCTTCGAGATCGGCACCAGCTTGAATGACAAGACCAGCTACGCGGTCTCTCCACTCTGGAACGATGGCATCCAGCCCTACTGGTTCGACGACGATCAGCAATGCCTGAAGTGTGGTTCCACGCAGATGTATATCCTGAACCACGGTTACAAGTTCGAGGCACAGATTCTGGCAAACAATCCGATGCCTCTGCTGATCCAGACCGATCTGCCTGGCGAGAGCATTCGCGAAGTCGTCAACCTGACCAGCGCCACCGAGCTTTGGGACCCGCTTTATCTCACCGGCGGATCACCCACTCCAGTTACGTTCATCACCTGGGGTCCTGCCGATGCACTGAAGCGCGAACACGACCTGACTCTGACCCATCTCGCGGGCAACCTGCTTCACGCCACCCAGGGTCAGCGGTTCTCTGAGACTTTCGCCATCGGATCCGCACCCGCCGGCGCCATCGCCATGCCTCTCGCCATCGCGCGCTACGGGCCGAACGGCACCGACTCCGCGCCGAACTGGGTATTCCGGTATCCCCTGTCGCGCTCCAGCGCCAAATCAGGACGGCTCGCGTGGTTGCCCTCGGCAAATGCGAACGACTCATCCATTGATCCCGATCTTGCCGAGCCCATTCCTGAAATCATCCTGAACCGCACGCTGCCCGAGCCGGATAGCTTCCAGTTCGCCACCAGCCTTCTCGACGCCACCGCGACTGAAACGGCCTTCACCGTCGATTCAGCAGCGTGGCGTGTGGTAGCGACAGACAACTTCGGCACACCCACGCAATGGGAATATGACGGCGACCAGGGCGACACGCTGCGCTTTGGCGATGGCACATTCGGAACGGATCTCAACGAAGGCGATGTCTTCAGCGTCACCTATCGCATCGGCATGGGAGCAGCTGGCAACCTCGCTGCCGGTGCCATCCAGAACGTCGCCCCCAGCGCATCGGGTTATCTCAGCGGCGTGCGCAATCCATTCGCCGTCACAAACGGCGCAGACGCCGAGACCGCGCAGCACATCCAGCGCATGGCGCCACAGGCATTTCGCGCGTCGCAATTTCGCGCCGTGATTCCGTCAGACTATGAGGCAGCAGCGGAGAAGTTACCGTGGGTCCTGAAAGCCGGAACCAGTTTCCGCTGGACGGGAAGCTGGCTTACGGTGTTCACCACCGTCGATCCCGGGGCCGGCCAGTCGAGCGGCGCCAACGTTACGCTCGCCGAGCAGGAGCAGTTGATCGATCTGCTCAATCGCCGACGCCTCGCGGGCTACGAGTCTTATGCGCCGCCGCCTACCCTCATGTCGATTGACCTACAGATCACCGTCTGCGTGAAGGATGGCTGGTTGTCCAGTGATGTCGAAGCCGGCGTGCTGGCGCGTCTTGCTGACGCCAAGCTCCCCGACGGAACCGCGGGCTTCTTCTTCGCCGATCGCTTCACGTTCGGCACGCCGCTGTATCGCAGCAATCTCGAGGCGGCCATCCAAAGCGTTGACGGCGTGAACGGCGTGCTCGACATCGAGTACCGGCAGCGTGGCGCGAGCAACGTGTTCCAGCCTCTGCCTGATGTTCTGCAGTTCGGATCGAATCAGATTCTGCGCGTCGCCAACGATCCCGATTATCCGGAGCGCGGCACCATTCGAGTCTTCCCGGAGGGTGGACGATGA
- a CDS encoding phage baseplate assembly protein V yields MSDPLLQDLMDRVRNRYYGKYRGVVTDVDASTMRVKAAVPSVLPQTGTGWCMPCVPYAGPQVGFVMLPEVGSGVWIEFEGGDVSYPIWVGMYWSSGDIPSSASADVKSIIATGGSLAIDNNAGSVTVTDAQQNTVVLDSSGITCTSGSSSVAIGASGVNVNNGALEVT; encoded by the coding sequence ATGAGCGATCCCCTGCTGCAGGATTTGATGGACCGCGTGCGCAACCGCTACTACGGAAAGTATCGAGGCGTGGTGACTGATGTGGACGCATCCACAATGCGCGTCAAGGCGGCTGTCCCTTCCGTGCTGCCCCAGACCGGCACTGGATGGTGCATGCCGTGCGTGCCTTATGCCGGACCGCAAGTGGGATTCGTGATGCTGCCTGAAGTGGGCAGCGGCGTCTGGATCGAGTTCGAGGGCGGCGATGTCTCCTATCCCATTTGGGTCGGCATGTATTGGTCCTCCGGTGATATCCCTTCCTCGGCTAGCGCGGACGTAAAGAGCATCATCGCTACGGGTGGCTCCCTGGCGATCGACAACAATGCCGGCAGCGTGACCGTGACGGACGCGCAGCAGAACACAGTCGTTCTCGACTCGAGCGGTATCACCTGCACGTCAGGCTCGAGCAGCGTAGCCATCGGCGCAAGCGGCGTGAACGTCAACAATGGCGCACTGGAGGTGACCTAG
- a CDS encoding ATP-binding protein, with product MTKRTPMRTSDAIQARVRACAKLRTAWMEHLWAQGETSPDQGLAIPPAEVRRILADPRHAQERYKNFCREENNRELVRAASAAGKALETSSFWKQLGDQFGLTSAERDLLALCVACELDPHLGRALAYLADDTRANQPTAAAAAALFGWSGGPAPMSSLLRWRLAHPAHGEPALRATTPWQIDAAVVLSIEAERWFDPSLDRSTRMLPPEYARSLPCLYPQLLGKMLAELTPESLLCEGRDLELVLIGPDGSGRETLAAQYAAAIDCPLLAVTPALLPGASSTPGESRLDALVQAIRLAHASGAVLFWRDAEQLTPQENAELKALASRCLRGAQQSLSATHRFVLDPLPTAQRLECWSHWSDAEPPAIVRVQRLTPNEIRLVAQSASKEAVYIALRRAAEAHGELMQPLACPYTWDDLVVSPSLQKMLKDFEGQVLLRWEVYEEWGFSRLTHLGQGISALFGGPSGTGKTMAAQVLARSLGLELYRVDLAGVVNKYIGETEKRLRNVFDACERSGALLFFDEADALFGSRMQVKDSHDRFANIEIDYLLQRIEQFDGIAILATNRKNDLDTAFLRRLRFVMDFLPPDKRERRVLWEKSLPEFSARGERITEDIDFDLLAEEMDLNGAQIKAIALGAAFLARGAGKKIGMEQIETSALREYAKQGQLMRTSLGRGALL from the coding sequence ATGACCAAACGGACGCCAATGCGAACCTCGGATGCAATTCAAGCGCGAGTGCGCGCCTGCGCCAAGCTGCGCACTGCGTGGATGGAGCATCTGTGGGCGCAGGGTGAAACCAGCCCGGATCAGGGCCTGGCCATTCCACCCGCCGAAGTGCGTCGCATTCTCGCTGATCCGCGCCACGCGCAAGAGCGCTATAAGAATTTCTGTCGCGAAGAGAACAACCGCGAGCTTGTGAGGGCTGCATCTGCTGCCGGCAAAGCACTCGAGACATCGAGTTTCTGGAAGCAGCTCGGCGATCAGTTCGGACTAACCTCAGCGGAGCGCGATCTCCTCGCGCTGTGCGTGGCCTGCGAACTCGACCCGCACCTCGGACGAGCCCTTGCTTACCTCGCCGACGACACGCGCGCGAATCAACCTACCGCGGCAGCCGCGGCAGCGCTGTTCGGCTGGAGCGGAGGACCGGCGCCCATGAGCAGCCTCCTTCGCTGGCGGCTGGCGCACCCGGCGCATGGCGAGCCGGCGTTGCGCGCCACCACTCCGTGGCAGATCGATGCTGCGGTGGTGTTGTCCATCGAAGCCGAGCGCTGGTTTGATCCCTCACTCGATCGCTCGACGCGCATGCTTCCACCGGAGTATGCGCGCTCACTGCCATGTCTTTATCCGCAATTGCTGGGCAAGATGCTCGCCGAACTCACTCCAGAGAGCCTGCTCTGCGAAGGACGCGATCTGGAGTTGGTCCTCATCGGCCCCGATGGATCAGGCCGCGAGACCTTGGCCGCCCAATATGCTGCGGCAATCGACTGTCCTCTTCTGGCGGTGACTCCCGCGCTGTTGCCCGGAGCGTCTTCGACGCCTGGAGAATCACGGCTCGACGCGCTGGTGCAGGCCATTCGTCTGGCGCACGCCTCGGGTGCAGTCCTCTTTTGGCGCGATGCCGAACAACTGACACCGCAGGAGAACGCCGAACTGAAAGCGCTCGCTTCCCGCTGTCTGCGTGGCGCACAGCAATCGTTGAGCGCAACACATCGCTTCGTGCTGGATCCGCTGCCGACCGCGCAGCGCCTGGAATGCTGGTCGCACTGGAGTGACGCTGAGCCGCCCGCTATCGTGCGCGTGCAGAGGCTGACGCCAAACGAAATCCGCCTGGTGGCGCAATCCGCTTCGAAGGAGGCCGTCTATATCGCTTTGCGGCGCGCGGCCGAGGCGCACGGCGAGTTGATGCAGCCGCTCGCCTGCCCGTACACGTGGGATGATCTCGTGGTCTCGCCGTCTCTGCAGAAAATGCTCAAAGACTTCGAAGGCCAGGTGCTGCTGCGTTGGGAGGTGTACGAAGAGTGGGGATTCTCACGCCTAACGCATCTTGGTCAGGGAATATCCGCGCTCTTTGGGGGGCCCAGCGGTACCGGCAAAACAATGGCGGCACAGGTGCTGGCGCGTTCGCTTGGCTTGGAGCTTTATCGCGTTGATCTAGCCGGCGTCGTAAACAAGTACATTGGCGAAACCGAGAAACGCCTGCGCAATGTGTTCGACGCATGTGAGCGTTCAGGCGCGCTGTTGTTCTTCGACGAGGCAGACGCGCTCTTCGGAAGCCGCATGCAGGTGAAGGACTCGCATGACCGCTTCGCCAACATCGAGATCGACTACCTCCTGCAGCGCATCGAGCAGTTCGACGGCATCGCAATCTTGGCCACCAACCGCAAGAACGATTTGGATACTGCATTCCTTCGCCGCCTTCGCTTCGTCATGGATTTCCTTCCCCCCGACAAGCGGGAGCGCCGCGTCCTCTGGGAAAAATCACTGCCGGAATTTTCAGCCCGCGGCGAACGCATCACTGAGGACATCGACTTCGACCTGCTCGCCGAAGAAATGGACCTGAACGGCGCGCAGATCAAGGCAATCGCGCTGGGAGCGGCATTTCTGGCACGCGGCGCCGGCAAGAAAATCGGCATGGAACAGATTGAGACTTCAGCCCTGCGTGAGTATGCAAAACAAGGGCAATTGATGCGGACCTCGCTTGGCCGCGGAGCACTCCTATGA
- a CDS encoding DUF4255 domain-containing protein, with amino-acid sequence MAWSVQDLAQVTHLLISQLTAAIKASPRYVQNHFPFEVSGLMPAVSRTDGTNVLSLYLLHVGRDPYWRNTPVQGQRAQLNTSQPLSLNLSYLLTSYSEKNWHMEQYLMSVALAYFHANPIYKSATAEFSVTVEADSIEEMSRLWQAITVPIRLSAMFRVAIVFLAPDLPPVEDMRTPVEVSLSVSPDLNFISPTPEPEPHLFELSRQVAYRVAPIAAHPSQVVSLAGQPGAAAGESVRLLGSGLDQADAGTVYLSPSGGGAEWPLPASWRVFGAAASGTAGNADEVVVQLPTTYGATPASGTTLTNTPPPGAYQITVGHTGAGFRSNPLPISIAPQVLGIGPGETELKPDPSHVYSFSASGLVAGHTSVLIDQTALTIGGAVAPGVATVNAGTGAIAFELPAAGLTSGSYMPVRVIVNNIEAPPGWWVKVP; translated from the coding sequence ATGGCGTGGAGCGTCCAGGATCTCGCGCAGGTCACTCACTTGCTCATCTCGCAGCTCACTGCTGCGATCAAAGCCTCGCCGCGTTATGTACAAAATCACTTTCCGTTCGAAGTATCCGGACTGATGCCGGCCGTTTCGCGCACTGACGGCACAAACGTTTTGAGTCTCTACCTCCTGCACGTGGGCCGCGACCCATATTGGAGAAATACGCCCGTCCAGGGGCAGCGCGCGCAGTTGAATACCTCGCAGCCATTGAGTCTCAACTTGTCGTATCTGCTCACCAGCTATTCAGAAAAGAACTGGCATATGGAGCAGTACCTGATGAGTGTGGCGCTGGCCTACTTCCACGCGAACCCGATCTACAAGAGCGCGACGGCGGAGTTCTCCGTAACCGTGGAGGCTGACTCAATCGAAGAGATGAGCCGCCTGTGGCAGGCAATCACCGTGCCTATCCGCCTCTCGGCCATGTTCCGGGTCGCCATCGTCTTCCTCGCTCCCGATCTGCCTCCGGTCGAGGACATGCGCACGCCCGTCGAGGTTTCGCTGAGCGTGAGCCCCGACCTCAACTTCATCTCGCCTACTCCAGAACCGGAACCGCACTTGTTCGAGTTAAGTCGACAGGTCGCGTACCGCGTGGCGCCCATTGCAGCCCATCCTTCGCAGGTCGTCTCTCTCGCCGGGCAGCCCGGAGCGGCGGCAGGTGAGAGCGTCCGACTGCTCGGCAGCGGCTTGGATCAGGCTGATGCAGGTACGGTGTATCTGAGTCCATCTGGCGGCGGCGCAGAGTGGCCGCTACCAGCATCGTGGCGCGTCTTCGGAGCAGCAGCCTCCGGGACTGCAGGCAACGCCGATGAGGTTGTAGTGCAGCTGCCGACGACGTATGGAGCAACCCCGGCGTCCGGCACAACGCTCACCAATACACCGCCTCCGGGTGCTTACCAGATCACGGTGGGCCATACCGGCGCAGGCTTCCGCAGCAATCCGCTGCCGATCTCAATCGCTCCGCAGGTGCTCGGAATTGGGCCGGGAGAGACGGAACTCAAACCGGATCCTTCGCATGTCTACTCATTCTCGGCCAGCGGACTCGTCGCCGGACACACATCAGTGCTCATCGATCAAACTGCGCTCACGATAGGCGGAGCGGTAGCTCCCGGCGTAGCCACTGTGAACGCAGGAACGGGGGCAATCGCATTTGAACTTCCCGCAGCGGGTCTGACGTCAGGATCCTACATGCCCGTCCGCGTAATCGTGAACAACATCGAGGCCCCACCCGGGTGGTGGGTAAAGGTGCCATAA
- a CDS encoding GPW/gp25 family protein — protein sequence MTIRRDIRYPFAIDAASGQAAQTDYASHVDQMIRQILLTDPGERVCLPTFGAGLRRLLFAPMNSSLGATTKLLVTQALNLWLANQITVKDVTVRTANSTTGGPVSGPPLPDGAIAIQVTYVLIETQSVTQTEVQVI from the coding sequence ATGACGATACGGCGCGACATACGTTATCCGTTTGCAATCGATGCTGCCTCTGGCCAGGCTGCGCAGACCGACTACGCCAGCCACGTCGATCAAATGATCCGCCAGATTCTACTCACCGACCCTGGCGAGCGCGTGTGCCTGCCCACGTTCGGTGCTGGTTTGCGCAGGCTTCTCTTCGCACCGATGAATTCCTCGCTAGGCGCAACCACAAAGCTGCTTGTAACGCAGGCGCTCAACCTTTGGCTCGCCAATCAGATCACAGTGAAGGACGTGACTGTGCGAACGGCAAACAGCACAACAGGTGGTCCGGTCTCCGGGCCTCCGCTGCCCGATGGCGCTATCGCCATACAGGTCACTTACGTGCTGATCGAAACGCAGTCCGTGACACAAACCGAGGTGCAGGTGATATGA
- a CDS encoding phage late control D family protein produces the protein MASSFTILIAGQAANDLSTAMSELDIEENVDMPGALSITLPIKRTDAGDYDLPNDTRLAPLSNIAITAAAKDGQVQCLFDGYVLSHATHLDTGTVSSTLKVWGQDATWLMNTTENVKEWADVTDGAVANTIFGNYGFTPDSANTDDDTPAHTSDGHTLMQRATDAQFLRRLARRNGKLFRVYCTDTPGQRTGSFAKPSLDGDPAVTLTLNDSTAATIDAVDITWDVMRPSATLAMQTLFTDSSPDGAGGTTSDSGLDPMEAQGLSDFVGTTVTSLLTTTVDDGQELTERAQSVLREAGWFVRCQGTADVGRVGSILRAGTVVQLDAAGSLHSGKYFVWSVRHKITAEKHTMDFVLMRNAVGAPPSAGPLGGLGL, from the coding sequence ATGGCGAGCAGTTTCACCATTTTGATTGCCGGGCAGGCCGCCAATGACCTGTCCACGGCAATGTCGGAACTGGATATAGAGGAGAACGTAGACATGCCCGGCGCACTCTCGATCACGTTGCCGATCAAGCGCACCGATGCGGGCGACTACGATCTCCCCAACGATACGCGTCTCGCGCCCTTGTCGAATATCGCCATCACAGCAGCCGCGAAAGACGGCCAAGTCCAGTGCCTCTTCGATGGCTATGTACTGTCGCATGCCACTCATCTCGACACAGGGACCGTTTCCAGCACCCTTAAGGTGTGGGGGCAGGACGCGACCTGGCTCATGAACACCACAGAGAACGTGAAAGAGTGGGCCGACGTAACCGACGGCGCAGTCGCCAACACCATCTTCGGCAACTACGGCTTCACTCCTGACAGCGCAAACACCGACGACGACACGCCGGCGCACACATCCGACGGCCACACTCTGATGCAGCGTGCCACCGACGCGCAGTTTCTGCGCCGTCTGGCTAGAAGGAACGGCAAGCTCTTCCGCGTTTATTGCACTGACACGCCGGGCCAGCGCACCGGCTCGTTCGCTAAGCCATCGCTCGATGGTGATCCCGCAGTCACGCTCACGTTGAATGATTCAACCGCGGCAACCATCGACGCGGTCGACATCACGTGGGACGTGATGCGCCCATCGGCGACGCTTGCCATGCAGACCTTGTTCACCGATAGCAGTCCGGACGGCGCCGGCGGAACCACAAGCGACTCCGGCCTGGACCCGATGGAAGCGCAGGGCCTATCGGACTTTGTCGGAACGACTGTCACCTCGCTGCTGACCACGACGGTGGATGACGGCCAGGAATTGACCGAGCGCGCGCAATCGGTCCTCAGAGAAGCCGGCTGGTTCGTGCGGTGCCAGGGCACTGCCGATGTGGGCCGCGTCGGCTCCATCCTGCGCGCAGGCACAGTGGTTCAACTGGACGCCGCCGGTTCACTTCATTCAGGCAAGTACTTTGTCTGGAGCGTTCGCCACAAGATCACCGCGGAGAAACACACCATGGACTTTGTGCTGATGCGCAATGCTGTTGGTGCTCCGCCCAGCGCTGGACCGCTTGGAGGACTTGGCTTATGA